One segment of Paenibacillus rhizovicinus DNA contains the following:
- a CDS encoding two-component system response regulator, whose amino-acid sequence MPDQSIHEMKGSRKRVLVVDDSAVMRTLIQSILEQDPQFLVVGTASNGQEAIERIAELLPDLVTMDVEMPVMDGVSALQYIMAENPVPVIVLSTHTEEGTAIAFEALALGAADFFHKDKLFGESAERQSVEEFLMRCKAALGTRLFWRLRERWDGIGRTLRQMIGFMVDCYNKEASVTASLNRAIDKLSGLAITLKRDEAGNYYYAACSGSFTNRFGFLDSYLVGKRTDDLFTGDFLERLLELYRRAWSGEEYVSYELEWRGIAVQGILQPVKQDGRVVEVYGILIDLTEQKRLKDQVEYISNHDSLTGLPDRRQMPGAMEELAALGSPFAVLCINLDQFKLVTDTFGHEVGDRLLILVARRLKSFAREQSVLFRAGNDEFILLTLDTTIEAAEHLGTQILRSLRHPVRIDGHEIHMSSSIGICLCPDDLQQHENLLRYAHIAMTKAKEGGGNRCQSFEPSFHEQIQRRITIEHNLRKAIERKEFVLHYQPQIDTRTNRVIGLESLIRWESPEFGRISPAEFIPVAEESELIYLIGEWALREACHQNARWQEEGRFHVPIAVNLSSRQFYDQKLKEGIEAILTETGMDPQYLVLEITESMTMHVQKALSALRSLKSLGVHVAMDDFGTGYSSLAYLKEFPIDKLKIDQSFVKGIRHHPANASIVSAIISMAASLNLEIIAEGVETMEQLVFLGGQGCGVMQGYWFSHPLEANRVPDFIAKFNAGGNEWL is encoded by the coding sequence ATGCCTGATCAATCGATCCATGAAATGAAGGGCTCCCGGAAAAGAGTACTGGTCGTGGACGATTCCGCCGTCATGCGCACGCTTATTCAATCGATCCTGGAGCAGGATCCGCAATTCTTGGTCGTCGGCACCGCGTCGAATGGACAAGAAGCCATTGAACGCATCGCTGAACTGCTCCCGGACCTGGTTACGATGGACGTGGAGATGCCCGTCATGGACGGCGTATCGGCGCTGCAATACATCATGGCCGAGAATCCGGTTCCCGTTATCGTCCTGAGCACGCATACCGAAGAAGGGACTGCGATTGCTTTCGAAGCGCTTGCCCTCGGCGCTGCCGATTTCTTCCATAAAGATAAGCTCTTCGGCGAATCCGCCGAACGGCAGTCGGTCGAAGAGTTTCTGATGCGGTGCAAGGCGGCGCTCGGAACGAGGCTATTCTGGCGGCTTCGGGAGCGCTGGGACGGCATAGGACGAACGCTGCGGCAGATGATCGGCTTCATGGTGGATTGCTATAACAAAGAAGCATCGGTGACCGCGTCGCTGAACCGGGCCATCGACAAACTGAGCGGATTGGCGATTACTCTCAAGAGAGACGAAGCTGGAAACTATTATTATGCCGCTTGCTCCGGCAGCTTCACCAATCGATTCGGTTTTCTTGATTCTTATCTTGTCGGCAAACGGACGGATGACCTCTTCACGGGCGACTTTCTCGAACGGTTGCTGGAGCTTTACCGCAGAGCCTGGAGCGGAGAAGAATATGTTAGCTATGAATTGGAATGGCGCGGCATCGCCGTGCAAGGCATCCTGCAGCCGGTCAAACAAGACGGCCGCGTCGTGGAAGTATACGGTATCCTCATCGACTTGACCGAACAGAAGCGGCTGAAGGATCAAGTCGAATATATTTCGAACCATGATTCGTTGACAGGACTTCCTGATCGGCGGCAAATGCCAGGCGCAATGGAAGAATTGGCCGCCTTGGGCAGCCCTTTTGCGGTGCTATGCATTAATTTGGATCAATTCAAACTCGTGACGGATACGTTTGGGCACGAGGTCGGCGATCGGCTGCTCATCTTGGTCGCTCGGCGACTGAAGAGCTTCGCCCGCGAACAATCGGTGCTGTTTCGCGCCGGTAACGATGAATTCATCCTGCTCACCCTGGACACCACGATCGAGGCTGCCGAACATTTGGGCACGCAAATCTTGCGGTCGCTCCGGCATCCGGTCCGAATCGACGGGCACGAGATTCATATGTCGTCGAGCATCGGGATTTGTTTATGTCCGGACGATCTTCAGCAGCATGAGAATTTGCTGCGGTATGCGCACATCGCCATGACGAAAGCCAAAGAAGGCGGAGGCAATCGCTGTCAGTCGTTCGAACCTTCATTCCATGAACAAATCCAGCGGCGCATAACGATCGAGCATAATCTGCGCAAAGCGATCGAACGGAAGGAATTCGTGCTTCACTACCAGCCGCAAATCGATACGCGAACGAATCGGGTGATCGGCCTGGAAAGCCTGATTCGCTGGGAAAGTCCGGAATTCGGCCGTATTTCGCCAGCTGAATTCATTCCCGTCGCGGAAGAGTCGGAGCTGATTTACTTGATCGGAGAATGGGCACTGCGCGAAGCCTGCCATCAAAATGCGCGCTGGCAGGAAGAGGGACGCTTTCATGTGCCGATCGCGGTGAATCTATCTTCCCGGCAATTTTACGATCAGAAGCTGAAAGAAGGCATCGAAGCGATATTGACGGAAACCGGAATGGACCCGCAATATTTGGTGCTGGAAATCACGGAAAGCATGACGATGCACGTGCAGAAGGCGCTGAGCGCTTTGCGCAGCCTTAAATCGTTGGGCGTACATGTCGCCATGGACGATTTCGGCACCGGCTATAGCTCGCTAGCCTACTTGAAAGAGTTCCCGATCGATAAACTGAAGATCGATCAATCGTTCGTCAAAGGCATTCGCCATCATCCGGCCAACGCTTCCATCGTTAGCGCGATCATTTCCATGGCCGCCAGTTTGAATTTGGAGATCATTGCCGAAGGCGTGGAGACGATGGAACAGCTGGTCTTCCTGGGCGGGCAAGGGTGCGGCGTCATGCAAGGCTATTGGTTCAGTCATCCGCTTGAAGCGAACCGCGTGCCCGACTTTATTGCCAAATTCAACGCAGGCGGCAATGAATGGCTCTGA
- the mreD gene encoding rod shape-determining protein MreD gives MRLQRIIGVMLLFFLSEGTIFYWLLPDSLVGRIVPHFTLAFVLFAALYRGRHAALLLGLSFGLLQDLAFYGRIIGVHSFSMGLVGYMTGLMLERKRSTLMMALSMIGLSTLVYDTVVYFIYRVFRLTGQPYEWALSHHIIPSLILQLLFALAMYVPARRWFEGSKTPKTEDEED, from the coding sequence ATGAGACTGCAGCGCATAATCGGCGTCATGCTGCTCTTCTTCCTTTCGGAAGGAACGATATTCTATTGGCTGCTGCCGGATAGCCTGGTTGGCCGCATCGTTCCTCATTTTACGCTGGCCTTCGTGCTGTTCGCCGCTCTCTACAGGGGACGCCATGCGGCGCTCCTGCTCGGCTTGTCGTTTGGATTGCTGCAGGATCTGGCCTTCTATGGCCGGATCATCGGCGTCCATTCTTTCTCTATGGGCCTTGTCGGCTATATGACGGGACTTATGCTCGAGCGCAAGCGCAGCACGCTGATGATGGCGCTCTCCATGATCGGGCTGTCCACTCTCGTCTACGATACGGTCGTCTATTTCATTTACCGGGTGTTCCGGCTTACGGGCCAGCCTTATGAATGGGCGCTTTCGCACCATATTATCCCGAGCCTCATTCTTCAGCTATTATTCGCTTTGGCGATGTACGTACCCGCAAGACGTTGGTTCGAGGGAAGCAAGACGCCTAAGACCGAAGACGAAGAAGATTAA
- a CDS encoding SRPBCC domain-containing protein — translation MSQQNVEELVLVRTLNAPRELVFKVFTQAEHLVKWWGPKGLTMNVATVDLRPGGLFHYSMKLPDGQEMWGKFVFREIVEPELLVFTNAFSDAEGNTLRHPASPSWPLEILNTLLFEDDNGKTKLTMRGIPYAASEEERQTFDANRSNVQQGFAGTFAQLDEYLATLV, via the coding sequence ATGTCACAGCAAAACGTGGAAGAACTCGTATTAGTCCGCACGTTGAACGCTCCCCGCGAACTTGTGTTCAAGGTTTTCACCCAAGCCGAGCATCTGGTGAAATGGTGGGGCCCGAAGGGACTGACAATGAACGTCGCAACTGTCGACCTTCGCCCAGGCGGCTTGTTCCACTACAGCATGAAATTGCCGGACGGCCAAGAAATGTGGGGGAAATTCGTCTTCCGTGAAATCGTAGAGCCGGAGCTCCTCGTGTTTACCAATGCGTTCTCCGACGCGGAAGGCAACACGCTGCGCCATCCGGCAAGCCCGTCATGGCCGCTGGAAATTCTAAATACGCTTCTCTTCGAGGACGACAACGGCAAAACAAAACTGACGATGCGAGGCATTCCATATGCCGCATCCGAGGAAGAACGCCAAACTTTCGATGCCAACCGTTCCAACGTACAGCAAGGTTTCGCAGGCACGTTCGCTCAGCTTGACGAGTACCTGGCTACGCTCGTTTAA
- a CDS encoding DUF4321 domain-containing protein, whose protein sequence is MKKNIWVLLLFMLIGLLAGALIARSLTTFPGLSFLTNTTTILWSPSADLLVLSYAFTLRLHLSLLSIAGVAFAIWLYRKL, encoded by the coding sequence ATGAAGAAAAATATCTGGGTATTGCTGCTGTTCATGCTGATCGGCCTGCTGGCCGGCGCGCTTATCGCTCGTTCGCTGACGACGTTCCCAGGACTTTCGTTTCTAACGAATACGACCACGATTCTCTGGTCGCCCTCCGCGGACTTGCTCGTGCTGAGCTATGCATTCACGCTGCGGCTTCATCTCAGTCTGCTCAGTATCGCCGGCGTTGCGTTCGCAATCTGGCTGTACCGCAAACTGTAA
- a CDS encoding rod shape-determining protein, with product MFGGSKDLGIDLGTANTLVYVKGKGIAVREPSVVALRTDTKKIEAVGEHAKKMIGRTPGNIRAIRPMKDGVIADFDTTSTMIKYFIRQAQKSRSLFPRHPNVMVCVPSGITAVEQRAVKDATVQAGAREAFTIEEPFAAAIGANLPVWEPTGSMVVDIGGGTTEVAVISLGGIVTSRSIRIAGDEMDEAIMQYIKRMYNLMIGERTSEQLKMEIGSALALEQQETIEIRGRDLVSGLPKTLPISSDEICDALTDTVNAIVDAVKVTLEKCPPELSADIMDRGIVLTGGGALLKNLDKLLARETGMPVIVAENPLDCVAIGTGRALDNIDLFKTRGGPVSRSKK from the coding sequence ATGTTTGGTGGTTCGAAAGATTTAGGAATTGATTTGGGTACGGCTAACACACTCGTTTATGTCAAAGGAAAAGGAATTGCCGTAAGAGAACCTTCCGTGGTTGCTCTTCGTACCGATACAAAGAAAATCGAAGCCGTCGGTGAGCACGCTAAGAAGATGATCGGACGTACGCCCGGCAACATTCGCGCCATTCGTCCGATGAAAGACGGCGTTATCGCGGATTTCGACACGACTTCGACGATGATCAAATATTTCATTCGTCAGGCTCAGAAGAGCCGTTCTTTGTTCCCGCGTCATCCGAACGTCATGGTTTGCGTGCCGTCGGGCATAACGGCCGTTGAACAGCGCGCCGTCAAGGACGCGACCGTGCAGGCAGGCGCGCGCGAAGCGTTTACGATCGAAGAGCCGTTCGCGGCAGCAATCGGCGCAAACCTGCCGGTTTGGGAACCGACGGGCAGCATGGTCGTCGACATCGGCGGCGGAACGACGGAAGTCGCTGTTATTTCGCTCGGCGGCATCGTAACGAGCCGTTCCATCCGCATCGCCGGCGATGAAATGGACGAAGCGATCATGCAGTATATCAAACGCATGTACAATCTGATGATCGGGGAACGGACATCGGAGCAATTGAAGATGGAAATCGGTTCGGCGCTGGCTTTGGAGCAGCAGGAAACGATTGAAATCCGCGGCCGCGACCTTGTTTCCGGATTGCCGAAGACGCTCCCGATTTCATCCGACGAAATTTGCGACGCCTTGACGGATACGGTCAACGCTATCGTCGACGCCGTCAAAGTCACGCTCGAGAAATGTCCGCCGGAGTTGTCTGCGGATATTATGGACCGCGGCATTGTCCTGACCGGCGGCGGCGCGCTGCTTAAGAACCTGGACAAGCTGCTTGCCCGCGAAACGGGTATGCCAGTCATCGTGGCGGAGAACCCGCTGGATTGCGTTGCCATCGGAACAGGCAGAGCGCTCGATAACATCGACCTGTTCAAAACACGCGGAGGCCCGGTATCCCGTTCCAAGAAGTAA
- the mreC gene encoding rod shape-determining protein MreC, producing the protein MFVLMIVFILFVAVMGFTIGDRKKLTWPENFALDTSGFFQQWLYRPAGYVSGLVHDLSHMREVYKENEQLRIAAAAYARDSIKYNSMETKLKTLEEELKFTERQKSLDNYNYLIAQVVAVSTDPYDETIRINLGSKDGIKLNMVVVTNKGLVGLVTRVDPFFSSVMPITKLNVNSIDTKLIAATVFGKESESFGIVDNYDAETGKLSMSKISEHDPIKKGDTIITSGKGNVFPRGIVIGTVDSTQVGDFGLTYTATITPAADFNHLTEVFVVQTPDLGDTGDISP; encoded by the coding sequence ATGTTTGTGCTCATGATCGTATTTATTCTCTTCGTCGCCGTTATGGGTTTCACCATCGGCGACCGGAAGAAGCTGACATGGCCGGAAAATTTCGCGCTCGATACGTCGGGCTTTTTCCAGCAATGGCTATATAGGCCGGCCGGATATGTATCGGGCCTCGTTCACGATCTCTCCCACATGCGGGAGGTATACAAGGAAAACGAGCAGCTGCGCATCGCGGCCGCCGCCTATGCGCGCGACAGCATCAAGTACAATTCGATGGAAACGAAATTGAAGACGCTTGAGGAAGAATTGAAGTTTACGGAACGCCAGAAATCGCTGGATAACTATAATTATCTCATCGCGCAGGTCGTCGCTGTCAGCACGGATCCGTACGATGAGACGATTCGCATTAATTTAGGCTCCAAAGACGGCATTAAGCTCAACATGGTCGTCGTGACGAACAAAGGGCTTGTCGGCTTGGTCACCAGAGTGGATCCGTTCTTCTCGTCCGTCATGCCGATCACCAAGTTAAACGTAAATTCGATAGATACCAAACTGATTGCTGCAACCGTGTTCGGCAAGGAGAGCGAATCATTCGGTATTGTCGATAATTACGATGCCGAGACGGGCAAGCTGTCCATGTCGAAGATTTCCGAGCATGATCCGATCAAGAAAGGCGACACGATCATCACTTCCGGCAAAGGAAACGTATTCCCGCGCGGGATCGTCATCGGTACGGTCGACAGCACGCAAGTCGGCGACTTCGGTCTCACGTATACGGCAACGATTACCCCTGCGGCGGATTTCAACCATCTGACCGAAGTGTTCGTCGTTCAAACGCCTGATCTCGGGGATACGGGAGATATCTCGCCATGA
- a CDS encoding Maf family protein, with protein sequence MEQTCNYQTEHLRQLVLASSSPRRRELVASLGLSLPVLILSSDTDEWTPPEWTPSQIVEQLGLRKAKATAQLLSAEDKAGSLIVGADTIVVLDGEVLGKPHDRADAIAALTRLQGRRHQVFTGIACVDPHGGRELVAHRMTEVVMKRLDPALIERYVDSGEPMDKAGSYGIQGRGAILVDRIEGCYFNVVGLPLSLLSDMLAQFRITVI encoded by the coding sequence ATGGAACAAACTTGCAATTATCAAACCGAACATTTGCGCCAGCTCGTGCTGGCTTCATCTTCTCCCCGCCGGCGGGAATTGGTCGCTTCACTCGGCCTTTCCTTGCCGGTTCTCATTTTGTCAAGCGATACGGACGAATGGACGCCGCCGGAATGGACGCCGTCCCAAATCGTCGAACAGCTCGGATTGCGCAAAGCAAAGGCGACCGCCCAGCTTCTCTCGGCAGAAGACAAGGCGGGTTCGCTGATCGTCGGCGCGGATACGATCGTCGTCCTAGACGGCGAAGTTCTGGGCAAGCCGCACGACCGCGCGGATGCCATTGCCGCACTGACCCGGCTGCAAGGCCGACGCCATCAAGTATTCACCGGCATCGCATGCGTCGATCCGCATGGCGGCCGGGAGCTGGTGGCCCATCGGATGACGGAAGTCGTCATGAAACGTCTGGATCCCGCGCTGATCGAGCGCTACGTGGATTCCGGCGAACCGATGGATAAGGCAGGCAGTTACGGCATTCAGGGACGGGGCGCCATTCTGGTTGACCGGATCGAAGGCTGTTATTTTAATGTCGTCGGTCTGCCGCTCTCCCTGCTTTCGGATATGCTCGCACAATTTCGAATCACGGTTATTTAA
- a CDS encoding ArsR/SmtB family transcription factor, translating into MNATLSALAEPNRFHIVELLRDGPLPVGDIADRLHLQQPQVSKHLRVLHDAGLVEVQPAANKRIYKLETRPLQELDSWLGSFRRVWEERLDQLDDYLHELQSKTKEPNGD; encoded by the coding sequence ATGAATGCAACGTTAAGCGCTCTTGCAGAGCCAAACCGGTTTCACATCGTCGAGCTGTTGCGGGACGGTCCGCTGCCAGTCGGCGACATCGCCGATCGGCTCCACCTCCAGCAGCCGCAGGTGTCCAAGCATCTTCGCGTGCTTCACGATGCCGGATTGGTCGAGGTGCAGCCTGCGGCCAACAAACGGATCTACAAGCTGGAAACGCGTCCGCTCCAAGAGCTGGACAGCTGGCTGGGATCCTTCCGGCGCGTGTGGGAAGAACGCCTCGATCAGTTGGACGATTATTTACACGAGCTTCAAAGCAAGACCAAGGAGCCCAACGGCGATTAG
- the radC gene encoding RadC family protein, translated as MEADQSYVLKHVPNEDRPRERLMNVGADALSHAELLAILLRTGTRSESAVILASRILKQCGSLRGLVDMSIAELTGIRGIGPAKAIQIRAGIELGRRLARSQQGELPTIRRPADAAHLMMEELRYLKQEHFVCLFLNTKNQVMMTETLSVGTLNATLVHPREVFRAAMKCSSSSLICMHNHPSGDPTPSPDDIALTRRLVEAGELVGIEVLDHLVIGDNRFISLKEQGHM; from the coding sequence ATGGAGGCAGACCAATCTTATGTCCTTAAACATGTCCCAAACGAAGACCGTCCTAGAGAGCGCTTGATGAACGTTGGGGCCGATGCACTTAGCCATGCGGAATTGCTTGCGATATTGCTGCGAACCGGAACGAGGAGCGAATCCGCCGTAATTCTGGCGTCCCGCATTCTTAAGCAGTGCGGCAGCCTGCGCGGGCTAGTCGATATGAGCATTGCGGAGTTAACCGGAATTCGCGGAATCGGACCTGCCAAAGCCATTCAAATCCGTGCCGGCATCGAGCTTGGCCGCCGGTTGGCTCGCAGCCAGCAGGGCGAACTGCCAACGATCCGCCGGCCTGCGGATGCCGCTCACTTAATGATGGAAGAGCTCCGCTATTTGAAGCAGGAGCACTTTGTATGCTTATTCTTGAATACGAAAAATCAGGTCATGATGACCGAAACGTTATCCGTCGGCACATTGAACGCGACGCTCGTTCACCCTCGCGAGGTGTTTCGCGCGGCCATGAAATGCAGCAGCTCCTCGCTTATATGCATGCACAACCACCCCAGCGGCGATCCGACGCCAAGCCCCGATGATATCGCGCTTACGAGACGGCTCGTCGAAGCGGGCGAGCTTGTCGGCATTGAAGTCCTGGACCATTTGGTAATAGGTGACAATCGCTTTATAAGTTTGAAGGAGCAAGGCCACATGTAA
- a CDS encoding SPOR domain-containing protein yields MSTKGRITYRFDKQSGARVESPRQETQRASGADGVPYFQEEMKFTSDIGSWNSPFQNDAGALEQLIREADGQLPKRQPKPGMREQAEAKRLPIDTSDEELMPLETHDTILLGDEDAPYGTGAEAEFDAPRQPYSKRAAAPQVIDMYPQIELDDELERYNHPGGRGGNASFGSSRSGAGKRPAQGPSWFKVFASVAGAIATGALFGYFVLTLFTGGGASDETDSTGSVPAVSSGVTGTGKTDTGVAEGSGGKISSNAAGAKGDQKGTGGSTGETASGSVKIDVPAASYYMLQYGVFSSKDGLTTAAAELHNKGLAAASLTSGNDFRIYVGMTTDRNAADLLGQTLTGMDVYVKQVDLPALNSMVYSGKPADVQTFFEDTSGLLAKLDDMTVARLSGQTGTLDKDWQALHEQWTESASRLESGMTDGTNKAPLLKLIQAVNSATVAAGEYAKKPSETYLWSMQTALMNAVFIQKDWFASIESL; encoded by the coding sequence ATGAGTACGAAAGGACGCATTACCTATCGATTCGATAAACAGAGCGGGGCCCGCGTGGAGTCGCCGCGGCAGGAGACGCAGCGCGCATCGGGCGCCGACGGCGTGCCCTACTTTCAAGAGGAAATGAAATTCACATCCGATATCGGTTCCTGGAACAGCCCCTTTCAGAACGACGCGGGGGCGCTGGAACAGCTGATCCGCGAAGCCGACGGCCAGCTTCCGAAACGCCAGCCGAAGCCGGGCATGAGAGAGCAGGCTGAAGCAAAACGCCTGCCGATCGATACATCGGATGAAGAATTGATGCCGTTGGAGACACATGATACGATTCTGCTCGGAGACGAGGATGCTCCATATGGAACAGGTGCCGAAGCCGAATTCGACGCTCCGCGCCAGCCCTATTCCAAACGAGCGGCTGCTCCGCAGGTCATCGATATGTATCCGCAAATCGAGTTGGACGATGAGTTAGAACGATACAATCATCCCGGCGGGCGGGGAGGAAATGCTTCCTTCGGTTCTTCGCGATCCGGCGCAGGCAAACGTCCGGCGCAAGGCCCGTCCTGGTTTAAAGTATTTGCTTCGGTAGCGGGCGCGATCGCAACCGGCGCCTTGTTCGGCTATTTCGTATTGACATTGTTTACGGGCGGAGGGGCATCGGACGAGACGGACTCCACCGGATCCGTACCTGCTGTCAGCAGCGGCGTGACCGGTACCGGGAAGACGGATACCGGAGTCGCGGAAGGCAGCGGCGGCAAAATATCATCGAATGCTGCCGGCGCGAAAGGCGATCAGAAAGGAACGGGGGGCTCGACGGGCGAGACTGCTTCCGGCTCCGTGAAGATCGACGTGCCGGCTGCGTCGTATTACATGCTGCAATACGGCGTGTTCAGCAGCAAAGACGGATTGACGACTGCGGCTGCGGAACTGCATAACAAAGGACTCGCAGCCGCATCTCTGACGTCCGGCAATGACTTTCGGATCTACGTGGGCATGACCACAGACCGAAATGCGGCCGATCTTCTGGGACAGACGCTGACAGGGATGGATGTTTATGTCAAGCAGGTCGACCTGCCTGCGCTGAATTCCATGGTATATAGTGGCAAGCCTGCCGACGTTCAAACATTCTTCGAAGATACGTCCGGTCTGCTAGCCAAGCTGGATGATATGACGGTCGCCCGCTTAAGCGGTCAAACGGGGACGCTCGATAAAGACTGGCAAGCCCTGCATGAGCAGTGGACAGAATCCGCATCCCGCCTGGAATCGGGCATGACGGACGGGACGAACAAAGCGCCGCTGCTGAAGCTGATCCAAGCCGTGAACTCAGCCACCGTCGCCGCGGGCGAATACGCCAAGAAGCCTTCCGAGACCTACCTATGGTCCATGCAGACCGCTCTCATGAACGCTGTCTTCATTCAGAAAGACTGGTTTGCATCTATCGAATCATTGTAA
- the minD gene encoding septum site-determining protein MinD codes for MGEAIVVTSGKGGVGKTTTSANIGTALALLGKKVCMVDTDIGLRNLDVVMGLENRIIYDLIDVAEGRCRLNQALVKDKRFEELYMLPAAQTKDKSAITPEQVKEMILELKKEFDYVIIDCPAGIEQGFRNAIAGADRAIVVTTPENAAVRDADRVIGLLEQSQVPARLVINRIRANMVRSGEMLDIDEICQVLAIDLLGIVPDDEKVIRSANAGEPTVMDPSSRAAIAYRNISRRMLGDMVPLMPLEEKAGVMKRFRKFLGIG; via the coding sequence ATGGGAGAAGCGATTGTAGTTACATCAGGTAAAGGCGGAGTCGGCAAAACGACGACTTCAGCCAATATCGGCACTGCGCTTGCTTTGCTTGGCAAGAAGGTTTGCATGGTAGATACGGATATCGGATTGCGCAATCTGGACGTGGTCATGGGTTTGGAGAACCGCATCATTTATGATTTGATCGATGTCGCGGAAGGACGCTGCAGACTGAACCAGGCGCTGGTAAAGGATAAGCGGTTCGAAGAACTGTACATGCTGCCGGCTGCCCAAACGAAGGACAAGAGCGCGATCACGCCCGAGCAGGTCAAGGAAATGATACTGGAGCTTAAGAAAGAGTTCGATTATGTCATTATCGACTGTCCTGCGGGCATCGAGCAGGGGTTCCGGAACGCCATTGCGGGGGCCGATCGCGCGATCGTCGTGACGACGCCGGAGAATGCGGCCGTACGCGATGCCGACCGGGTAATCGGTCTGCTCGAGCAGTCTCAGGTTCCTGCGCGTCTCGTCATCAACCGTATCCGCGCGAATATGGTGCGTTCGGGTGAAATGCTCGATATCGACGAGATTTGCCAAGTGCTTGCGATTGATTTGCTTGGTATCGTGCCTGATGACGAGAAGGTCATTCGTTCCGCGAACGCCGGAGAGCCGACCGTCATGGATCCGTCCTCCCGCGCCGCGATCGCTTACCGCAATATCTCCAGAAGGATGCTGGGCGATATGGTTCCCCTTATGCCGCTGGAAGAGAAAGCGGGCGTCATGAAACGCTTCCGCAAGTTTCTTGGAATAGGATGA
- the minC gene encoding septum site-determining protein MinC codes for MTEKQHITIKGVKDGLIFLLDDNCEFSTLLDELKYKLEKSHQQLLTGPIVHVQVKLGTRQVDEDDKERIKAAIRQQGNLLVQSVESEVKAEAKLEDGNNLKVVTGIVRSGQTLEHDGNLLLLGDVNPGGTVYCTGDIYVLGALRGLAHAGFKGQREAIIAASLLRPTQLRIDEVISRPPDEWMTGDALMEYAFLSDGVMKIDKMTQLQRLRKLPVVFRA; via the coding sequence GTGACCGAGAAGCAGCATATTACGATAAAAGGCGTCAAGGATGGATTGATCTTCCTTCTTGACGACAATTGCGAGTTTTCCACGTTGTTGGACGAGCTGAAGTACAAATTGGAAAAGTCGCATCAACAGCTGCTGACAGGTCCCATTGTTCACGTGCAAGTGAAGCTCGGCACCCGTCAAGTGGACGAGGATGACAAGGAACGGATCAAGGCAGCGATCAGGCAGCAGGGCAATTTGCTCGTGCAGTCTGTCGAGAGCGAAGTGAAAGCGGAAGCGAAGCTTGAAGACGGCAATAATTTAAAAGTAGTGACAGGGATCGTCCGCTCGGGCCAAACGTTGGAACATGATGGGAATCTGCTGCTGCTGGGCGACGTTAATCCCGGAGGCACCGTGTACTGCACGGGCGATATTTACGTGCTCGGCGCGCTCCGCGGATTAGCCCATGCGGGATTCAAAGGGCAGAGAGAAGCCATCATCGCCGCTTCTTTGCTGAGACCGACGCAGCTTCGCATCGATGAGGTCATCAGCCGTCCGCCGGATGAATGGATGACGGGGGACGCGCTGATGGAGTATGCGTTTTTGAGCGACGGCGTAATGAAAATCGATAAAATGACGCAGCTGCAGCGTCTGCGGAAGCTGCCTGTCGTGTTTAGAGCTTGA